A window of Candidatus Zixiibacteriota bacterium contains these coding sequences:
- a CDS encoding ABC transporter permease produces MPVVGGYHCQKTERTTAILSALNNWLKHMAREYQALFFFSLRMLRAVFSRTFYVTETMEQMYLIGVGSLYLVLLAGAFAGQGFAIAFANELADFGAKNYLGRIMSIAIVRELGPTLTGLMVAARVSAGITAEIGAMKSSNQLDAMLAFGIDPVRKLAVPRLLALVLMVPALTIACDAIAIIGGWLIAAVVAKMSVTIYWASVKERLVFGNIFMGLLKPFIFSFFIAFIACYKGFSAEGGTKGVGRATTESVVMSSIMILIVNFFLTKLVHGAIKGYL; encoded by the coding sequence TTGCCGGTTGTTGGCGGCTACCATTGCCAGAAAACAGAAAGGACGACAGCGATTCTCTCCGCTCTGAACAACTGGCTCAAGCACATGGCCCGCGAATACCAGGCGTTGTTCTTTTTCTCTCTGCGGATGCTGCGGGCGGTGTTCTCCCGGACGTTCTACGTTACGGAGACCATGGAGCAGATGTATTTGATCGGGGTTGGTTCGCTGTACCTCGTCTTGCTTGCCGGCGCCTTTGCGGGCCAGGGATTTGCCATCGCCTTCGCCAACGAACTGGCCGACTTCGGGGCGAAGAACTACCTCGGTCGTATCATGTCGATCGCTATCGTCCGCGAACTTGGTCCGACCCTGACCGGACTGATGGTCGCCGCGCGTGTCTCGGCGGGCATCACCGCCGAAATCGGCGCCATGAAGTCCTCCAATCAGCTCGATGCCATGCTGGCGTTCGGGATCGATCCGGTTCGCAAGCTGGCCGTTCCCCGGTTGCTGGCGCTCGTACTGATGGTACCGGCCCTTACCATTGCCTGTGACGCGATCGCGATCATCGGCGGGTGGCTGATTGCCGCGGTCGTCGCTAAGATGAGCGTCACTATCTACTGGGCGTCAGTCAAGGAGCGGCTGGTTTTCGGCAACATCTTCATGGGTCTGCTCAAGCCGTTTATTTTTTCGTTTTTCATCGCCTTTATCGCCTGCTACAAGGGCTTCTCGGCCGAAGGCGGCACGAAAGGCGTGGGCCGGGCGACTACCGAGTCCGTGGTGATGTCATCGATCATGATCCTGATCGTCAACTTCTTTTTGACCAAGCTCGTGCACGGCGCGATCAAGGGGTATTTGTGA
- a CDS encoding ATP-binding cassette domain-containing protein: MIELRNISFAYDERPILKNVSFSVDETESTVVMGPSGSGKSTILRLIMGLECPQKGEVLFDGRDICVMSERDKQEVRKRIGMVFQDGALFDSLTVGENVGYYQLEHTRLSRQDIERNVIEMLGFVGLDAEQIIDVLPDHLSGGMRRRVAIGRALLSTNPRVMLYDEPTTGLDPESTETVLRLINKATVERNISTIVVTHQIPDAIAVADRFIVIHSGELVFDGNLDELRECTEPRVQQFLLPFRNSIGHVAARRFV, from the coding sequence GTGATCGAATTGCGCAACATTTCGTTCGCGTACGATGAACGGCCGATTCTGAAGAATGTCTCGTTCAGCGTCGACGAGACCGAATCGACCGTCGTCATGGGACCGTCGGGATCCGGCAAGTCGACCATACTGCGCCTGATCATGGGACTGGAGTGTCCGCAGAAGGGGGAGGTGCTGTTTGACGGTCGGGATATCTGCGTGATGTCGGAGCGAGACAAGCAGGAAGTCCGAAAGCGAATCGGCATGGTCTTCCAGGACGGCGCGCTGTTCGATTCGCTCACGGTCGGCGAGAACGTCGGTTACTACCAACTGGAACACACGAGATTGTCTCGTCAGGACATCGAGCGCAACGTGATCGAGATGCTGGGGTTCGTGGGGCTCGATGCCGAGCAGATTATCGACGTGCTGCCCGACCATCTCTCGGGCGGAATGCGACGGCGTGTCGCGATCGGCCGGGCGCTGCTGTCGACCAACCCGCGCGTCATGCTGTACGACGAGCCGACGACAGGGCTCGACCCGGAATCGACGGAGACCGTGCTGCGGCTGATCAACAAGGCAACGGTCGAACGAAACATATCGACCATCGTCGTAACGCACCAGATTCCCGACGCCATAGCGGTGGCCGATCGGTTTATCGTCATCCACTCGGGGGAGCTGGTGTTCGACGGCAATCTGGATGAACTGCGCGAGTGCACGGAGCCACGGGTGCAGCAGTTTCTGCTTCCGTTTCGCAATTCTATCGGCCACGTGGCGGCGCGAAGATTTGTGTAG
- a CDS encoding MlaD family protein has protein sequence MKRSIHVGWGNLKTGILLLVATVLLFWASFTGGGSSIFQPKNEFVAFFGNVNGLLPGAPVWMSGVEVGNVKSVQFVNISPDKQVRLVCRVEESVWHMVTEDATVHLGTIGFLGDKYVEVVPGSKDKPVIADGDTLTTVPVADASALFESGERAFDNVGGLVNNLDTLLGRMNAGEGTLGKLATDAELYRNMTALLANLTKLTADLQRNQERIVSSIEKTGDALERVSVQATENTGTLGRMMNDPKLYDNLAATSARLDTIMTYIQNAEGSLGLLVQDTGLYIEMVNLLHRTNNLVADIERNPRKYLKFSVF, from the coding sequence ATGAAACGATCCATCCATGTCGGCTGGGGCAATCTGAAGACCGGAATTCTGCTGCTGGTCGCGACCGTACTGCTGTTCTGGGCGTCGTTCACCGGCGGGGGCAGTTCGATTTTCCAGCCCAAGAACGAATTTGTCGCCTTTTTCGGCAACGTGAACGGCCTGCTGCCCGGCGCGCCGGTCTGGATGTCGGGCGTTGAAGTGGGCAATGTCAAGTCGGTCCAATTCGTTAACATCTCGCCCGACAAGCAGGTGAGGCTCGTCTGCCGTGTCGAAGAAAGTGTGTGGCATATGGTCACCGAGGATGCCACTGTCCATCTCGGCACGATCGGGTTTCTGGGCGACAAGTACGTGGAGGTCGTGCCGGGGTCCAAGGACAAGCCGGTGATCGCCGACGGTGACACGTTGACTACGGTGCCGGTGGCGGATGCTTCGGCGCTTTTCGAATCCGGCGAGCGCGCGTTTGATAATGTCGGCGGGCTGGTGAACAATCTCGACACGCTGCTCGGCCGGATGAACGCAGGCGAAGGGACGCTGGGCAAGCTTGCCACCGACGCCGAATTGTACCGTAACATGACGGCCCTGCTGGCCAACCTGACGAAACTGACAGCCGATCTCCAGCGCAACCAGGAGCGGATCGTGTCGTCGATCGAGAAGACCGGCGATGCGCTCGAGCGGGTGAGCGTCCAGGCGACAGAAAACACCGGCACGCTCGGCCGGATGATGAACGACCCGAAGCTGTACGACAATCTCGCCGCAACATCGGCGCGGCTCGACACGATCATGACTTATATCCAGAATGCCGAGGGCTCGCTTGGTCTTCTGGTGCAGGACACCGGGCTGTATATCGAGATGGTGAACCTGCTGCACCGGACGAACAATCTCGTGGCGGATATCGAGAGAAACCCACGCAAGTACCTCAAGTTCTCGGTGTTTTAG